In a single window of the Alosa sapidissima isolate fAloSap1 chromosome 18, fAloSap1.pri, whole genome shotgun sequence genome:
- the LOC121690244 gene encoding NACHT, LRR and PYD domains-containing protein 3-like isoform X3, which translates to MTRTPVVSCLRTLREMRGGLVDRVEGSVDLVLETLVSREVFTRDDREEVLCERGPRGRVRKVLDILDCKGEEAAGTFLLAVSHLSDVSTEVSVQSIVPTHNAEYSSVMQKHKAVLRRRSDSILFCNTRHGEQVPFPQHYVNLLVVKGHHSLELKKHEVLTFGQRRVALQGKALEKRLIKPAQLFANTNNAGSRPPKRVLVTGVAGIGKTVLVQKILYDFGSDVEHVQFDFILQLTFRDLNLISKPVSFRDLVLRKNSHLSKCVDAILANESKLLIVLDGFDEFKHYKSTADVDVFVTEPGEEGEVTEVISSLIQGELLPEASVLLTSRPMAVSHVPVASVNCFAVITGFSSAEIRDFFERYFQQEPLAQQMFEKVAANEIMLTLCYIPAFCHIVCSILKDSDGLARESPKTMTDIYTQYLVALLRSHTHGRVDDASERQRLREIVLKLANLAYEKLMAHETLFYSSDMEAVQLPDSTMVSAFLDKTSVQEPGFTEDVFSFTHLTVQEFFAALHCAVAGEVASPDVENNSSSRRQEDEVTAGHLDLFDRFLSGLLSERNQRLLSRSVGLDPSATRAEVYREGLLKSLQALCESGGPILTQLHCLFEQQDNSLLLDFHPSTLRVNVSDVSLSPMDYAVVKHFLRQTAGTISELDLTGSSITAAGLTVLQPHLNRCRSLWLGENTLDMEVIHVIAQVLQSSDTLTYLGLV; encoded by the exons ATGACGAGGACACCTGTAGTATCCTGCTTGCGGACCCTGCGGGAAATGCGGGGGGGTTTGGTGGACCGGGTGGAGGGGAGTGTGGACCTCGTCCTGGAGACACTGGTGTCCAGGGAGGTGTTCACACGTGACGATCGCGAGGaggtgctgtgtgagagggggccCAGGGGGAGAGTCCGGAAGGTTTTGGACATTCTGGACTGCAAAGGCGAAGAAGCCGCCGGAACGTTCCTCCTGGCAGTCAGCCACCTGAGCGACGTCAGCACTGAGGTGTCGGTGCAAAGCATCGTTCCGACCCACAATGCAG AATATTCCAGTGTGATGCAGAAGCACAAGGCTGTGCTGCGCCGGCGGAGTGATAGTATTCTGTTCTGCAACACCCGGCACGGCGAACAGGTCCCCTTCCCCCAGCACTACGTGAACCTGCTGGTGGTGAAGGGGCACCACAGCCTGGAGCTGAAGAAGCACGAGGTGCTGACCTTCGGCCAGCGGCGTGTCGCTTTGCAGGGGAAGGCCCTGGAGAAGAGGCTCATCAAACCCGCGCAGCTCTTCGCTAACACTAACAACGCCGGCTCGCGGCCACCCAAGAGGGTCCTGGTGACAGGCGTGGCCGGCATCGGCAAAACGGTCCTCGTGCAGAAGATCCTGTACGACTTTGGGAGCGATGTGGAGCACGTGCAGTTTGACTTTATCCTTCAGCTAACCTTCCGGGACCTGAACCTCATTTCGAAGCCGGTGAGCTTCCGGGACCTGGTGCTTCGCAAAAACAGCCACCTTAGCAAATGTGTGGATGCCATCCTAGCCAACGAGAGCAAACTCCTTATCGTTCTCGATGGCTTTGACGAGTTTAAGCACTACAAGTCTACAGCTGATGTGGACGTGTTTGTGACCGAGCCAGGTGAGGAGGGAGAGGTCACAGAGGTCATCTCCAGCCTCATCCAAGGCGAGCTCCTTCCAGAAGCCTCCGTGCTCCTCACGAGCCGGCCGATGGCTGTCAGCCACGTGCCGGTGGCCTCGGTTAACTGCTTCGCCGTCATTACAGGATTTTCCTCTGCAGAGATCAGAGACTTCTTCGAGCGATACTTCCAACAGGAACCGCTCGCCCAACAGATGTTTGAGAAGGTTGCCGCTAACGAGATAATGCTAACCCTTTGCTACATCCCTGCCTTCTGCCATATTGTGTGCAGTATCCTGAAAGACAGCGATGGTTTGGCCAGGGAGAGCCCCAAAACAATGACAGACATATACACCCAGTATCTGGTGGCCTTGCTGCGGTCACACACCCATGGACGTGTGGACGATGCGAGCGAACggcagagactgagagagatcGTACTGAAACTAGCTAACCTGGCCTACGAGAAACTCATGGCCCACGAAACCCTGTTCTACAGCAGTGACATGGAGGCCGTGCAGTTGCCCGACTCCACCATGGTCAGCGCCTTCCTGGACAAGACGTCTGTGCAGGAGCCGGGCTTCACCGAAGACGTCTTCTCCTTCACGCACCTCACTGTCCAGGAGTTCTTCGCAGCGCTTCACTGCGCCGTAGCGGGAGAGGTGGCGTCGCCGGACGTCGAAAACAACTCCAGCAGCCGTCGCCAGGAGGACGAGGTCACCGCAGGACACCTGGACCTGTTTGACCGCTTCCTGTCTGGGCTGCTCTCCGAGAGGAACCAGAGGCTGCTGTCCAGGAGCGTGGGGTTGGACCCGTCGGCGACCCGAGCAGAGGTCTACCGTGAGGGGCTTCTGAAGAGCCTCCAGGCCCTGTGTGAATCCGGAGGCCCCATCCTCACTCAGCTCCACTGCCTCTTCGAGCAGCAGGACAACAGCCTGCTCCTGGACTTCCATCCCAGCACGCTGAGGGTGAACGTGAGCGATGTCAGCCTCTCGCCCATGGACTACGCTGTGGTGAAGCACTTCCTGCGGCAGACGGCGGGGACCATCTCAGAGCTGGACCTCACTGGGTCCAGCATCACTGCCGCAGGCCTAACTGTCCTGCAACCTCACCTGAACAGGTGTCGGAGTCTGTG GCTTGGTGAGAACACCCTTGACATGGAAGTAATACATGTTATCGCTCAAGTGTTACAATCTTCAGATACCTTAACGTATCTTGG